The stretch of DNA AAAGCTAAATATGCAAATAGTCTTAGCATTATTGAAAAGCTAAAGAATAATTGGCTTGAACATGAAGCGGATTATTTCGATATTATTAGCCATTCCGATGTTTCAAAACGAAGCTATACCAAGAAAAACCTACCTAAGTGGTTAAAGGAAATTTCAGATTGGGCCTTTGTGGAAAGTAGCGCATTAGATTTACCTAAAAACCTGCAAAAATTCTCACAGAAAACCTTAGATGAAAAAACGCCAAAGGGAGCAACACCAACACACGCAGTATTCACTGAAATAGAGGAGATACTTGCGTTAGATCTATCCATTAAAAATACCATTTTAGTGAAAGCGACCAATTGGGTACGTGAAAATTTACAGCGTAATAAACAAAGCCAAAGCTTATTAGGTTTTGATGATCTGCTTAATCGTCTTGATGATGCATTGCAAAATTCCCCCGATAACGCCTTAGCTGAGCAGGTAAAAGGCAGTTATCCGATTGCATTGATAGATGAATTCCAAGATACCGATCCCGTGCAATATCGTATCTTCCAAACTATTTATCAGCCATACCATAGTCATGCTGAAAAGAGCGATAATAAAAGTAAGCCAGAGAATCAAGAGACTGAGCTAACGCGTGATTCAGGGCTATTTATGATTGGCGATCCTAAACAGGCTATCTACAGCTTTCGTGGCGCCGATATTTTTACTTATATGAAAGCGCGTAAAAATGTTAGCGCACATTACAGCTTAGATTATAACTATCGTTCATCTCCAGAGATGATCAACGCGGTCAATAGCTTTTTTGAGTTTTGCCCCTCGCCCTTTATTTACGATGAAGATATTCCTTTTATTGCGGTTAAAGCGCCAGATATTAAACGCAAAAAATTGGTCACTAAAAATTTTAATGATCCCACGCAAACCGCGTTGCAATTTATACACCCTGTTGGGGGGGAAAATGCCGATGGGTTTAAACAATCAATCACGTTGGCCTGCGTTAATGAGATTAAAAACCTATTAATGTTATCGCAACAAGGTAAGGCATATATACAGGGCAAAGAGGGGCATAAAAAACCACTTCGCGCTAATGATATTGCGATCTTGGTACGAACTGGTAAAGAGGCTGCTTTAATTCGTAAAGCACTACTTGATGAAAATATTAACAGCGTGTATCTCTCTTTAAAGGAGAGTGTTTATGCAACGCCACTTGCCAAAGATTTACTTTATATTTTAAAGGCGTGCTTAAACCCTGAAGATGAACGCCTATTACGCAGTGCCATTGGCTGTAAATTGTTTGCATTGAGCCCAGTTACCATTCATCAGTTATTAGCGGATACAAAATTATGGGAGCAAAAGATAGCGCAGTTTTTTGATTATCAAGCGTTATGGAATAAAAGCGGTGTGTTGGTGATGTTACATAAATTGTTTAATGAGCAGGGTATCAATCAACAACTACTTCAAGATAATAAAGGCGAACGGTTATTAACGGATCTGTTACACCTTACAGAACTATTGCAGAAAAACAGTGTTGAGCACGATGGTGGGTTTGCCCTGTTGCGTTGGTTTGCTGACCAAGTAACACAGGTTAACAGCGATAATAGTGAACAAAAACAACGATTAGAGAGTGAAAAAGACCTGATTCAGGTGAGTACATTGCATAAGTCTAAGGGGCTTGAGTACGATATTGTGTTTATGCCCTTTACGGGGCTGTATCAAAAGCCTCGTGATTGCCTTTATCATGATCCTGATAAGCAACATACTCTTTTTTATGATCTGCAAAATAACAGAGAGCATGTGGCCTTAGCTGAAAAAGAGCAACTTGCGGAAGATCTACGTCTTTTATATGTGGGTTTAACACGCAGTGTTTATCGCTGTTACATTGGCATTAGTAGTTATAAAACAGGTCGCGTTAAAAATAGCCCACTTGCCAAAAGTGCACTAGGTTATATCTGTTTACAAACAGGCAAAGATTTACTTGCGGGTGACACGGCCGGCTTAAATGCACAATTAGAGAAGATGCAAAAGTTAAGCATTAATATATCGGTGCGGACACCGCCAGAAAGTAATGATGAAGCCTATTCGTTAATCACCACGGATACCACCTTGCAAGCACCTCGGGAATTTAATGGTAAAATCGAGCGTAACTGGTGGATCAGTAGTTATTCATCATTATCGCGATTTCATACTGGTAGTCATCAAACTGTGAAAGTCGCCAGTGAAGTCGAACATGATGAGATACAAATCGTGCCTGAGAAAAGTCCCTTTAGTTTTCCACGTGGCGCTAAACATGGCTCATTTTTACATCTGCTATTTGAGTTGATTGATTTTAATCATCGAGATAGTGAGCAGTTAAGTGCCATTATTGAAGCACAGTTAATAAAACATCTTTATGATGATGTTGAAATTTGGACACCCATCTTAACGCGATGGTTTGAGCAAATTTTAACGTTCCCGCTGAGTGATGATTTGTCATTAAGTACATTATTACCAGCAAGTAAAAAAGTTGAAATGCAATTTTTTATCGATATGAAACCACTGCATGCATATCAAGTAAATCAATTAATCAAACAACATGATCCACTCTCAAAACGTGCCGGTGAATTGCAATTTATTAGTGCACAGGGCTTTTTAAAAGGTTTTATCGACCTTACCTTTGAGTTTAAAGGGAAATATTATCTCCTCGATTATAAATCCAACTATTTGGGTGATACGCTCAGTGATTATAATCAAACTAATATTGAAAATATGATGATCGAGCATCGCTATGATTTCCAGTATCAATTATATACCTTAGCGTTACACCGCTTATTACGAAGCCGATTACCTGATTACGATTATGAGTTACATATCGGAGGCGTTTATTACACCTTTATTCGTGGCATGCAGGATGATAATCAGTGTGGTGTTTATTTTAATAAACCCAGTTTTGCACTGATTGATGGTCTGGATAAGTTATTTAATGGGGAGCAAGCGTTATGATTGAGCAAGTAGATATTCAAACACCGAATAAGCAACAAACGCTACTCACACAGCTAAAAGCGTGGAAAAATTTAGGTTTACTGCGCGCGATTGATTACCACTTTGGTGAGTTTATAGCACAATTAGGGGCAGATAATTTAACCGTATTAAGTGCTACTTTATGCAGTGAATGTTTAGGGCAAGGGCATATCTGTCTTCCCCTCGAAACTATTTGCCAACAGCTTAATGAGAAATGCCTTAGTAGCGAGATAGATTTCCAGCTGTTTTACGATCATTATGCGTTGTCCTGCTTATTACAAAATACACAAGAGATTCATGCACAACTTAGCGATTCGCACTGTGTATCAGTACAAGGTAGTGATGATAAAGCGCCCTTAAGCTTACAATATGGTGCCTTGTATCTTCGTCGCTATGCCCAATTTGAGCAACTCATTGCAGATAAATTATTACATCAACCACAGATAATGATCAACGGTGATGTAAAGACGGAGTTAGATAAACTTTTTGCGACGAACTATGGTTATATTTTTAATGCTTGGCAAAGTGATAAAAAACAAGACTTAGGCCTGTTATGTGAAAAATATTTAGATGTTATCACGCCAAATAACCTTGATTGGGCTGCGATTGAAAACTGTTTTAATCAGGCAAGTAAAGCCGAAGATCTCACCCAATTAGAGCAGTTAATCCCACAACATAGTCGCTGCGACTGGCAGAAAGTGAGTGCTGCTTTAGCATTGAGCAGTGCACGCTGTGTTATCTCTGGTGGCCCAGGTACGGGAAAAACGACCACGGTCACTAAGTTGTTAGCATTGCTACTGCAGGTACGTGAAGATCTTAATATCAAAATGGTTGCACCAACGGGCAAAGCCGCCGCACGTTTGACGGAGTCGATCACTAATGCACTCAATGATCTGCATGTCGCACAAAGCATTAAAGATAAAATTCCAACACAAGCGAGCACCATACATCGTTTATTAGGAGTAAAAACAAACAGTAACCACTTTCGTCATGACGAAAATAAACGTCTGCATTTAGATCTATTGCTTGTGGATGAAGCTTCGATGGTTGATTTACCCTTAATGGCTAAATTGCTGATGGCATTGCCTGAGCACGCACGTTTGATTTTATTGGGCGATAAAGACCAATTAGCATCCGTCGAAGCGGGCGCGGTGTTAGGTGATATATGTGCGTTTATTGATAGTGGCTATAGTGCACAAAAAGCACAACAGTTAGTTGAAATGACAGGTTTTGATAGTTTATCTAGACAAACTCACTCACCTTCAAGCATGGCAGATAAATTATGCCTGTTACGAAAAAGTTATCGTTTTGATCAATATTCAGGTATTGGCTACTTAGCCTCTGCGATTAATCAAGGAAAAGCGAATCGTAAACAGGTTCTTGCGTTATGTGAGCAGTATGAAGACCTTCATCATTATGCGAATAATGAAACTAGTCAGCCACTATTGGATAAAATGATTGTTGATGGTTACGCGACCTATTTGAAAAACTTACAACCTATCGGTGCTGATAACCGTGTTTTAGCGAAGCAGTTATTAAAGCAGTTTAATGAGTTTAAAATACTATGTGCGATTCGTGAGGGCGAGTGGGGCATCATGGGCTTAAATCAACGAGCTGAAACGGTGTTAAGCGATGCTGGCTTGATTAAAGTTGACAGTAGTAGCGATCAATTTGTGCATAGCTGGTATGTTGGGCGTCCTGTGATGATCACACAAAATAACTATCACTTAGGCCTATATAACGGTGATATTGGTTTGTGTTTATTAGATGACAGCGGACAGCTTCGTGTTTACTTTCAAATGGCTGATGGCGACGTGTATGATTTTCAACCGAGTCGTTTACCAAGTCATGAAACGGTGTATGCGATGACGGTACATAAAAGTCAAGGCTCTGAATTTAATCACACAGTATTAGCCTTACCACAAACAGCTGTGCCTGTGGTGACTCGAGAGCTCATTTACACCGGTATTACGCGCGCTAAAAAGCAGTTAACATTATTTAGTGATCTCTCACTCATGGCTCGTGCGATAAAAAATAAAACGCAGCGTCATAGTCGTTTGGTCGAACGTTTAAAAGTGGAATAAAAGTATGTTTGAAATAGAGAATGAAACACAGCTACGTGACATCATTGGCAAACCCAATCCGATGGCAAGAAAAAAAATCTATCCATATTTAAATGAACGTATGCTTGAATTCATTGCTAAATCTCCCCTCGTGATGCTAGCAACGGTAGATGAATTTGGTTTTCCAACGATTTCTCCAAAAGGAGATAAAGCGGGTTTTGTACAAATAGATAAACAGGGAAGGTTATTGATTCCTGAGTTGCGTGGCAATAAATTGGCTTTCTCGCTGACCCATATATTAAAGCATCCGCAGGTCGCCCTTTTTTTTATCGTACCAGGTAGCGTAGAAACGCTCCGTGTACATGGCCATTGCCAGCTATTTTCGGGGGAACTGTTATGTAAAAAATTAGCCTCTGATTCCCATAATGCATTACTGGCAATGCAAGTAAGTGTAGATAATGCCTATTTTCATTGCGCTAAAGCCTTACTGCGTAGCCAACTATGGGAAAGTAACAGTTGGCCTGAGCCGATAAAAATTTCCTTTGGCAAAGAGATAGCTGAGAACAGTGGGGCTGATACGCAATTTATTAAACAAGTAGATGATGCCGTCGCAGGACGCTATGAAACAGATCTTTAATGGGCAATTAAGAGAAGATGGATAACAAATGACCCCCGCAACTAAATTATTAAAAAAGCAAAAAATAGACTTTAACGTGCATGAATACCATCACGATAAAAGTAGCGAATCTTACGGAAATGAAGCCGCTGAAAAATTAAATGTTAGCCCAGAATCAGTGTTTAAAACGCTGGTGGTTTCATTAGATTGTCGTGAATTGGCAGTTGCTATCATTCCTGTCACAGAAAAACTAAGTATGAAATTAGTTGCGAAAGTTTTTTCTGCTAAAAAAGCGCAGATGGCTAAACAAGAGGAGGTACTTCGCTCAACAGGTTATGTGCTTGGTGGTGTTAGCCCTTTGGGGCAAAAAAAACGTTTAAAGACCGTGATTAATAGTAGTGCCTTTGATCTCGAAACTATGTATGTTAGTGCTGGAAAGCGAGGCTTAGAAGTATCACTTTCCCCGTTGCAATTACAAACATTATTACAAGCCAAAAGTGCAATTATTTGTCAGTAAAATACAGTGAAGTTTTTATTTAGTATTACGCTTAAACTATGTTAATCTGCCGCTTTTGAAGCCCTACCTAAAAGAGAACCTTGATGGTTGAACAATTTTTTACAATCTACTTAAAAATATTTTTCATGATGACGCCGTTCTTTGCTTTATCAGTGTTTTTGACCATGTCTAAAAAATTAACAAAGCCAGAGAAAAAAGAAGTTATTTTAAAAGTGAGCATCGCGGTAATGATTGCTGGCGTGGTGTTTTTATTATTTGGTAAGTATATATTCAGCTTGTTTGGTATTACGCTTGACGCTTTTAAAATTGGTGCGGGGACTGTGTTGTTTCTAAGTGCGTTAGATATGATTCGTGGTGGTACTGATATTGAAACTAGCGAAGCAAAAGACAGTGACTTTAGTCGCCATGATTTTGCGATTGTTCCACTGGCTATCCCGTGTGTTGTTGGACCTGGAATGATAGGTATTTTAATGGTAATGGGGGCAGAGATGACAGGCCCGATGAATACGCTAGTTGTCACGTTCTCTCTTTTGGCCGCGGTTATCTCGTTAGCTGCAGTATTACTCGTTTCTAACAAACTACAGCATCTTATTGGTAAACAGGGCTTAGAAATTCTGCCTAAGATCACTGGGTTATTTGTCTCAGCTATCGGTGCACAAATTGTTTTTTCTGGTATTCAGGGTTTTTTCAACCTTGTATAAGGCGTATCATATTCGCTATTAACTTAGTGATAGTGGGTATCAAATGAAAGAACTAACGGGCAAATGGCGACTATGGATGGATCGTGGTGTTGAAATTCAAGTACAAGAAAGAGATGGTGAGCAGTTAATCTGGCGTGAAGCGGGAAGTAATGATTTATTGGAACGATTAAAGTTTAAGGTAAAGTGGCAATTTGTTGGTTGCCACATTTGAGCTTGTTAAGTAATTAACAAATACCTGTAGGTAATTTAGCATCTGACCAAATCGCGTATTCATTACCGTTTGGATCAATAAAATGAAAACGAATGCCACCAGGAAATGCAAACAAAGGTTTTACTACTTCACCGCCTGCTTGAATAATATCGCTTTGTGTCTTAGTAATGTTTTCGCTGTATAACACTGGCAATATTGAGCCTGTTGCTGTTGTGCAAGTTAGATCAGGATGAAAATAAAAACCACCATTAATACCTGCGCCCCAAAAAACGGTATATTCTGTGCCGTAATCTTCAAATGTCCAACCAAATACGTCGCTAAAAAAAGTTTTGGTGATCTCCATGTTTTTGCTTGGAATCTCTAAATAATCAATCTTCATTAATGTACTCCTATTTAAGTTTCATTTAACGGTATCGTAATTTGAATGCTAGCACCTTGATCTGGCTCCATAATTTTTAAACTCGAGTGAGGGTGATATAGATACAAGCGAGCTTCAATATTTTTTATCGCCATGGATTCTGTATTCACTTTCGAGTCAGTAAAGCCAACACCATTATCGGTGACATTGATTAATAGATTGCCAATCTCTTTTTCAATTGTCAGTGTGATTAACCCTTGGTGGCCTAATGGAGCAAGTCCATGCACAATCGCATTTTCAATTAATGGTTGAATAATCAAGGGAGGTAGGAGAAATGTTTTTACATTTTTATCAACCTTCTCGATAAAACGGATACAGGGAAAACGAGTTTGTTGAATTGCGATATATGCATTAATTAAAGCCAACTCATCATTTACGCAACCAGATGTTGTTTGTGTAGAAGGCAATGTTTGGCGGAGAAAAAAGGTGTAGTCCGTTAAAAGGTGGAGTGCTTTTTCAGGTTCGGTGTTGATATATTGTTTGACGTTATCTAACGTATTAAACAAAAAGTGGGGATTAATTTGTGCTTGTAATAGCAACAATTTATTTGCCTGTAGTGCTTTATCACTATCAGAGCTTTTTTTCTGCTCATCAGACAGTGCTTTTTTTGCGTTAACTTTATTATCACGATATTGGAACAAGACCATCACCGGTAAGGTGATAATCGCGATCAAAAGCATTAACTCTGGTAATGTGGCTTGGTTATGTAAAAAATTGATACCAATTAAGCTCGCAGGTAACACTGGTACGGGTAAAAAATAATAGAGTTTCTTATAATCTGTTTTAAAGGGGGGATAGAGCACTTTCGCTATTTGGATAATCGCGACAATGGTTAAACCAATACTTTGAGAGGCGAAAAATTGGGTAATTATGTCCGTCTTTTGATTTAGTGTATAAATAAACACCACGATTATACAATTAATGAAAAAAGTTATTTTTACAGACTGCACAATCTCCTGTACATCTTCCTTGGTGATGACCACATTTTCCATATTAATCTCGTTTTTATATTTATTATTTAATTGTTATTTTATTGATTGATCATGTCGCTTGCAACCTATCAATAATAACCATTATCGAATATGCCCCTGAGTAACTCTTTTGTATAGTACCTTTCATTTATATTTTTGATGTTGCTCATTACGATAATCAAAAAGTGTAATCATCGTCTCTAAATTTAATACGATTAAAACATATGAGTCTTTAATTTACAGAAATAGGCAACGGTGAAGGGCGTTTAGGTTTATTCGCATACGTAGCTCTTTATTTGTAAAATAGATTGAAAAGTAAAATATGTATTTAAAAAATGTTCATTTATCGATTTCTGATAAAGCATGAGATTAGAAATAACCAATAGTTCTGTTTGCTTGCTTTATCAGCAAAAGTAACTTGATATAGGATAACCTCGATGAAAATGTGATGCGGGTGCTGTGTAAAACTCGACTCTCACAAAAAGCTTGTCTATAATGGCGCGTCTTAAATTTCATCAACCAGATTGATTTTTAATTCTTAATAACCAAATAGTGGTTTTTTTCATATTAACCCCTTGTAATCACTTTGTTTGCCCATATAAAAGGCAACAGATTAAGAATTTTAAAATATTAACGTAAAAGATAAAGGAAAAAACATGCAAGTTTCTGTAGAAGCATCTCAAGGCCTAGAGCGTACTTTAACCATTTCAGTTGCTGCTGAAGTATTTGAAAAAGAGTTTGATGGTCGTATTCGCCAATTATCAAAAACACAGCGTGTTGATGGTTTCCGCCCTGGTAAAGTTCCTGCTTCAGTGATCACAAAGCGTTTTGGTGCTGCTGTTGAAAACGAAGTTGCTGGTGAAGTGATGCAACGTAACTTTTTTGAAGCAGTTGTTGCTGAAAAATTAAACCCAGCTGGTGCACCAAAAGTTGAGCCTAAAGCTCGTAAAAAAGGTGAAGAGTTTGTATTCACTGCAACATTTGAAGTTTACCCAGAAGTAACATTATCTGAGCTTTCTGAGCTTTCTGTTGAAAAAGAGACTGCAGAAGTATCTGATGCAGATCTTGATAAAATGATCGAAACGTTACGTAAGCAACACGCAACATGGTCTGAAGTTGAAACTGAAGCTGCAGATGGTAACCAAGTAACTGTTGACTTTGAAGGTTCGGTTGATGGTGAAGTATTTGAAGGTGGCAAAGCAGAAGGCTTCCAAATTGTAATCGGCTCTGGTCGTATGATTCCTGGTTTTGAA from Psychromonas sp. psych-6C06 encodes:
- a CDS encoding MarC family protein, which produces MVEQFFTIYLKIFFMMTPFFALSVFLTMSKKLTKPEKKEVILKVSIAVMIAGVVFLLFGKYIFSLFGITLDAFKIGAGTVLFLSALDMIRGGTDIETSEAKDSDFSRHDFAIVPLAIPCVVGPGMIGILMVMGAEMTGPMNTLVVTFSLLAAVISLAAVLLVSNKLQHLIGKQGLEILPKITGLFVSAIGAQIVFSGIQGFFNLV
- the recD gene encoding exodeoxyribonuclease V subunit alpha, which translates into the protein MIEQVDIQTPNKQQTLLTQLKAWKNLGLLRAIDYHFGEFIAQLGADNLTVLSATLCSECLGQGHICLPLETICQQLNEKCLSSEIDFQLFYDHYALSCLLQNTQEIHAQLSDSHCVSVQGSDDKAPLSLQYGALYLRRYAQFEQLIADKLLHQPQIMINGDVKTELDKLFATNYGYIFNAWQSDKKQDLGLLCEKYLDVITPNNLDWAAIENCFNQASKAEDLTQLEQLIPQHSRCDWQKVSAALALSSARCVISGGPGTGKTTTVTKLLALLLQVREDLNIKMVAPTGKAAARLTESITNALNDLHVAQSIKDKIPTQASTIHRLLGVKTNSNHFRHDENKRLHLDLLLVDEASMVDLPLMAKLLMALPEHARLILLGDKDQLASVEAGAVLGDICAFIDSGYSAQKAQQLVEMTGFDSLSRQTHSPSSMADKLCLLRKSYRFDQYSGIGYLASAINQGKANRKQVLALCEQYEDLHHYANNETSQPLLDKMIVDGYATYLKNLQPIGADNRVLAKQLLKQFNEFKILCAIREGEWGIMGLNQRAETVLSDAGLIKVDSSSDQFVHSWYVGRPVMITQNNYHLGLYNGDIGLCLLDDSGQLRVYFQMADGDVYDFQPSRLPSHETVYAMTVHKSQGSEFNHTVLALPQTAVPVVTRELIYTGITRAKKQLTLFSDLSLMARAIKNKTQRHSRLVERLKVE
- a CDS encoding histidine kinase gives rise to the protein MENVVITKEDVQEIVQSVKITFFINCIIVVFIYTLNQKTDIITQFFASQSIGLTIVAIIQIAKVLYPPFKTDYKKLYYFLPVPVLPASLIGINFLHNQATLPELMLLIAIITLPVMVLFQYRDNKVNAKKALSDEQKKSSDSDKALQANKLLLLQAQINPHFLFNTLDNVKQYINTEPEKALHLLTDYTFFLRQTLPSTQTTSGCVNDELALINAYIAIQQTRFPCIRFIEKVDKNVKTFLLPPLIIQPLIENAIVHGLAPLGHQGLITLTIEKEIGNLLINVTDNGVGFTDSKVNTESMAIKNIEARLYLYHPHSSLKIMEPDQGASIQITIPLNET
- the recB gene encoding exodeoxyribonuclease V subunit beta, whose protein sequence is MQNTITITPQSLDALTFPLYGMRLIEASAGTGKTYTIASLFIRLLLGHGKENSHQAPLTVDKILVVTFTEAATAELRSRIRERIIEVRLAFMKGESNDPFVSALIQESADLAIDIRLLRFAELQMDEASIYTIHGFCQRMLMQNAFESGSLFQQSLLEDDSQLLLQATNDFWRSHFYDLSVPLTELIYSYWQHPEQLKNELRSWLSRHDVQFLPKVEDFDFKAKYANSLSIIEKLKNNWLEHEADYFDIISHSDVSKRSYTKKNLPKWLKEISDWAFVESSALDLPKNLQKFSQKTLDEKTPKGATPTHAVFTEIEEILALDLSIKNTILVKATNWVRENLQRNKQSQSLLGFDDLLNRLDDALQNSPDNALAEQVKGSYPIALIDEFQDTDPVQYRIFQTIYQPYHSHAEKSDNKSKPENQETELTRDSGLFMIGDPKQAIYSFRGADIFTYMKARKNVSAHYSLDYNYRSSPEMINAVNSFFEFCPSPFIYDEDIPFIAVKAPDIKRKKLVTKNFNDPTQTALQFIHPVGGENADGFKQSITLACVNEIKNLLMLSQQGKAYIQGKEGHKKPLRANDIAILVRTGKEAALIRKALLDENINSVYLSLKESVYATPLAKDLLYILKACLNPEDERLLRSAIGCKLFALSPVTIHQLLADTKLWEQKIAQFFDYQALWNKSGVLVMLHKLFNEQGINQQLLQDNKGERLLTDLLHLTELLQKNSVEHDGGFALLRWFADQVTQVNSDNSEQKQRLESEKDLIQVSTLHKSKGLEYDIVFMPFTGLYQKPRDCLYHDPDKQHTLFYDLQNNREHVALAEKEQLAEDLRLLYVGLTRSVYRCYIGISSYKTGRVKNSPLAKSALGYICLQTGKDLLAGDTAGLNAQLEKMQKLSINISVRTPPESNDEAYSLITTDTTLQAPREFNGKIERNWWISSYSSLSRFHTGSHQTVKVASEVEHDEIQIVPEKSPFSFPRGAKHGSFLHLLFELIDFNHRDSEQLSAIIEAQLIKHLYDDVEIWTPILTRWFEQILTFPLSDDLSLSTLLPASKKVEMQFFIDMKPLHAYQVNQLIKQHDPLSKRAGELQFISAQGFLKGFIDLTFEFKGKYYLLDYKSNYLGDTLSDYNQTNIENMMIEHRYDFQYQLYTLALHRLLRSRLPDYDYELHIGGVYYTFIRGMQDDNQCGVYFNKPSFALIDGLDKLFNGEQAL
- a CDS encoding VOC family protein: MKIDYLEIPSKNMEITKTFFSDVFGWTFEDYGTEYTVFWGAGINGGFYFHPDLTCTTATGSILPVLYSENITKTQSDIIQAGGEVVKPLFAFPGGIRFHFIDPNGNEYAIWSDAKLPTGIC
- the ybaK gene encoding Cys-tRNA(Pro) deacylase, whose amino-acid sequence is MTPATKLLKKQKIDFNVHEYHHDKSSESYGNEAAEKLNVSPESVFKTLVVSLDCRELAVAIIPVTEKLSMKLVAKVFSAKKAQMAKQEEVLRSTGYVLGGVSPLGQKKRLKTVINSSAFDLETMYVSAGKRGLEVSLSPLQLQTLLQAKSAIICQ
- a CDS encoding MSMEG_1061 family FMN-dependent PPOX-type flavoprotein, with amino-acid sequence MFEIENETQLRDIIGKPNPMARKKIYPYLNERMLEFIAKSPLVMLATVDEFGFPTISPKGDKAGFVQIDKQGRLLIPELRGNKLAFSLTHILKHPQVALFFIVPGSVETLRVHGHCQLFSGELLCKKLASDSHNALLAMQVSVDNAYFHCAKALLRSQLWESNSWPEPIKISFGKEIAENSGADTQFIKQVDDAVAGRYETDL